Genomic DNA from Mucilaginibacter terrenus:
TTGTAAGGTCAAACTGTTGTTGTGGAGATATAAAAGAGGGTTTAAGCAATAAGCTAAAGGTGAGATTTTTGCCAGGCTGAGCATGCCAAACGTTATTTTGCTGCCCGCGGCCAGCAAACTGGGTCTCTGCCATAATGACTGTCCCCTCGGGTACTGGCTTGGAATTTGACAGCATATCTTTTAGGTAATTGTTGGTAGAGTCAACTTCTTTAAGTGACACTAAATTTTGTCCAACAAATAATCCTGAAAATATGTTATTTTGCAACGTATAATAAATTAAAAACCGAAATCGTTCAAAACTAAATCTTTTTGATGGTAAAAAGTAAAGTGATAAATGAATCCACTTACATATCTGAATTGGCTATACATGGCATGCAGGAAAAAAAGGGGAACGAACTCGTAAGGCTTGACCTGCGAAATATTAAAAGCTCGGTGGCAGATTATTTTGTGATTTGCCATGCCGATTCTGCCACACAAGTTAAAGCAATTGCAAACAGCGTAGAAGACGAGATCTTTAAAGCTATACAAACAGAACCATGGCGCAAAGAAGGCCTGGAGTACGGCGAGTGGATATTGCTGGATTATGTTGACGTGGTAGTACACATCTTCAGGACCGATAAACGTGAGTATTATGGTGTTGAAGACCTTTGGGGTGATGCTGAAATTAAAAGCTTCAAAAGCGCTTAATAAGCTCGTAAATATATATACCTCTAAAATTATTGATTGACTGAATGAGCTTATATCGAAATGAAAGATAAAGACACTAAGGCCGACGGCCAAAAACCTATACGGAAAATCTCCAACAAAAAGATCAGTCCGAAACCTCCGAAATTTAATTTGATGTGGCTATATGCCATTGCTATTTTAGGCTTACTTGTTGTACCAACTTTA
This window encodes:
- the rsfS gene encoding ribosome silencing factor translates to MVKSKVINESTYISELAIHGMQEKKGNELVRLDLRNIKSSVADYFVICHADSATQVKAIANSVEDEIFKAIQTEPWRKEGLEYGEWILLDYVDVVVHIFRTDKREYYGVEDLWGDAEIKSFKSA